The genomic DNA ATTCGAGGAACATCGCCCCCAGGTCGTCTTCCATGCCGCAGCACTCAAACACCTACCTATGTTGGAACGCTATCCCGAAGAGGGTTGGAAAACCAACGTCGTGGGCACATTGAATGTACTAGAAGCCGCTGCAGCAGTTGGCGTTGAACGCTTCGTGAATATCTCGACCGATAAGGCTGCGAACCCGACCAGCGTACTGGGCTACACCAAACGTGCAGCAGAGCATCTCACCTCCTGGATGGGCCAACAAACCGACGGGCGCTACCTATCGGTCCGATTCGGCAACGTGATCGGTAGCCGCGGGTCCATGCTGCCAACCTTCACCCGGTTGATCGAACAAGGCGGCCCGCTGACCATTACCCACCCGGAGGTCACCCGGTACTTCATGACGATCCCGGAGGCCTGCCAGCTCGTGCTCCAAGCCGGCGGTATCGGCAGCCCGGGCGAAGTGATGATCCTTGATATGGGCCAACCGGTCAAGATTCTCAACATCGCCAAACGGATGATCGCCATGTCGGGCAAAGACATTGAGATTGTTTACACCGGGCTTCGTGATGGCGAAAAACTTCATGAAGACCTCACCTCAGATTCCGAAGATGTCAGACCTTCGGCACACCCCAAGATCAGCTGCACAGCAGTGGAACCGCTGTCGATCTCAGAACTGACCTACGTACATGCTTCGACGAAAGTGCAGAGCTAACCGTGACCGATATCCAACACATCACTATCACCTCACCTGTCCACGCTCCTGAAGAACCCCTTGAACACATTCATCTTTCCAGCCCCGATGTGGGACCGTTGGAAGAACAAGCGGTCATGGCAGCACTGAAGTCAGGGTGGATCGCACCGGCGGGCCCGGATCTTAACGCTTTCGAAGCAGAAGTCGCCCAACGCGTTGGCGTCGACCACGCCGTGGGATTAGCATCCGGCACAGCAGCCCTGCATCTGGGGTTGCTTGCCTTAGGTGTCGGACCGGGGGATGTGGTCGTGACCACCACGTTGACGTTTGCTGCCACGGCCAATGCCATTGTGTATACCGGCGCCGAACCCTTCTTCATTGACGTTGATCCCACCACGGGCAATATGGATCCGGAACTGCTCGACATCGCATTGCATGTCTTGGCTCGGGCCAATAAACGAGTGGGCGCGGTGCTTCCCGTAGACCTGTTCGGGAAAGCCGCCGATTACACGTCGATCGAAGAAATCGCCGCCAAATACGATGTCCCGGTCCTGGCCGATGCAGCCGAAGCAGTCGGCGCGCGTCATGCGGGCAAGAGTGTTGGCAGCTATGCAGATGCCGCGGTGTTCTCGTTCAACGGGAATAAGATCATGACGACCTCCGGTGGCGGCATGCTGGTAACGAATCGTGCTGACGTCGCCGAATACGTCCGGTACCTGTCGACCCAAGCGCGCCAGCCGGTCGCTCATTATGAGCACACCGACATCGGTTACAACTACAGGCTCAGCAACCTCCTAGCAGCACTAGGCCGCGCCCAGCTGGAACGGCTCGATGCCATGATTGCCCGACGGCGCGATATCCGCAATCAGTACCGCCAGTGGAGTGCCACCAAACCCGGCATAGAGATCTTAGGCGGCGCAACCGATCAGGAAGATAACTGCTGGCTCACACCACTGGTCTTCGACCAGTCCCAACATCCGGTAGCGGTTGATGTGTTGATCCAAACGATGGCACAACACCGCATCGAGGCCCGCAGAATCTGGAAGCCCATGCACCTTCAACCGGTCTTCTCAGATGCCCGTAGTCTACTCACCGGTGCGGCA from Enteractinococcus fodinae includes the following:
- a CDS encoding DegT/DnrJ/EryC1/StrS family aminotransferase, with the protein product MTDIQHITITSPVHAPEEPLEHIHLSSPDVGPLEEQAVMAALKSGWIAPAGPDLNAFEAEVAQRVGVDHAVGLASGTAALHLGLLALGVGPGDVVVTTTLTFAATANAIVYTGAEPFFIDVDPTTGNMDPELLDIALHVLARANKRVGAVLPVDLFGKAADYTSIEEIAAKYDVPVLADAAEAVGARHAGKSVGSYADAAVFSFNGNKIMTTSGGGMLVTNRADVAEYVRYLSTQARQPVAHYEHTDIGYNYRLSNLLAALGRAQLERLDAMIARRRDIRNQYRQWSATKPGIEILGGATDQEDNCWLTPLVFDQSQHPVAVDVLIQTMAQHRIEARRIWKPMHLQPVFSDARSLLTGAAEELFANGVILPSGSNMTAPQLERVVGVLDAYLGGSGS